The Anomaloglossus baeobatrachus isolate aAnoBae1 chromosome 5, aAnoBae1.hap1, whole genome shotgun sequence genome includes the window AAGTCTGAGTGAAAACATGTGAATCCGAAGACCGCCTAGAACGCCTTTGGGTTCGAGAAGGAACAGAAGCAGGGGACGATCGGGATGCCGCCGCACCACGGTTGGGGACACAGATTGTGCTCAAGGAGACACACCGTAAATTGTGAGTTATTCTCACTACAGCAGTGCCAAATGCATGGATGCTAAATGTGGTTTGGGTATATTTTGTAAGACTGAGAAACGAGGGGGAGATTTGACTTTGGTTAACTGATTTTGCTGGATCGGTTTATGGAAGCCATGCCACTTTTCAAGAGCCTTTGAGCAACTAATAATGTGGAAACCCTCTgtttttccattaacagatgatggaactgagtgttttttgtgggatgggttgatgtttttattggtatATTTGCCTACACTATTTTTGGTGGCTTGTTATTCCAATATTTGAGAGACAGAGTGAACAAACAGGAGAACACCACACTCTACTGGTTCATGCTATGAGATCTTCTATTAAACTGAACTGTCATTGTCATAGTGAATAATTATATTTTTCTACTAAACTTGCCATTTCTATGGTAGAAATGTTCAAAAAGACACATTTCAAggatattttattaaaaaataactggttttatttttagcagatgacggtACTAGGAAGTCAGAAGGACAAGGGACATCTTCAATTTATAAATCAGAGGAACTTGATATCACACAGGATACaactgaagtgaatgccattactccagatatcccatcatctcttcacagcaaagatctatcatctgatcctatGAAACAGGTCCTCTCTACTGAATCATTACAGACTACTAAGAAAATTAAAAGTCAGAAAATGGGCATTAAAATACAAAATGCCCTTAAAGCAAAGGAGCCATTTTCACATTCAGAATATGGAAATCATTTTCCCCACAAAATATCTTTGGGTAAACGTAAAaaaattcacacagaggagaagagaTTTTCTTGTTCCAAATGTGGGAATTTTTTTAAcacgaaatcaaatcttgttaggcatgagagaattcatactgatgagaagccatattcatgttcagaatgtgggaaatgttttagagacAAAGGACATCTTGCTACACACCACAGaacccacacaggggagaaaccatatttatgttcagaatgtgggaaatgttttcaacAGAAATTGCTTCTTGTATTTCACCACAgaacccacacaggggagaagccatattcttgttcagaatgtggcaaataTTTTCACCAAAAAAGGCATCTTGCTCTTCACCATAgaacccacacaggggagaagccattttcatgttcagaatgtgggaaatattttaacaaCAAATCACATCTTGTTCTTCACCAGAgaacccacacaggggagaagccatattcatgttcagaatgtgggaaatattttaaacaGAAATCGCTTCTTGTATTTCACCACAgaacccacacaggggagaagccatattcatgttcagaatgtggcaaataTTTTCACCAAAAAAGGCATCTTGCTCGTCACCATATAAcccacacaggggtgaagccattttcatgttcagaatgtgggaaatattatacccagaaatcacatcttgttcgtcaccagagaacccacacaggggagaagccatattcatgttcagaatgtgggaaatattttaatgaCAAATCAAATCTTAtttcacatcagagaattcacacagtggagaagccattttcatgttcagattgtgggaaatgttttaagcgaAAATGTGAACTTCTTATGCATCATAATtctcacacaagggagaagcctttttcatgttcagaatgtgagaaatgttttggctacaaatcaactcttgttaaacatcagagaagtcacacagttgAGAAATCCCTATCATAACTAGAACGTGAAAAATGAATTACTGGAAAATCTTATTTTGTTGACAATTAGaaataccatgtttccctgaaaaaagACTGtaaatagggcttatttttggagtagggcttatattccaAGCACACTGCAAAAATCCTGTAAACTCatcctagggcttattttcggtgtaggtcttattttcagggaaacaaggtAATTCATATAGGGAGAAATTATAGATTTTATTCATAAATTGTACAAAAATCATATAACAGAACGTCATATTACTGTACATGAGAAAAGGATATTACCTTAgaacttaccattagagctgcgcGGACTAGGGAGAAAGGAGCGGGCACGGTGTACTCACCCATACTCAGTTATGGCAGCAAGCTCCTTCCAGCCTTCTTTGACTATACACTGCTTTCCTCGCGCAccgatgcctgtgattggttgcagtcagctgcacCCCCACACTGAGTAACAGCAGGCCAGCTGACTGTTTCCATTCACAGGTGGTATGCTCTACTATATCTTAGGTTGGGGTCACACGGGCATatggcttctgatgtgagcgcatcggatgtgatatgctaatgatcctcagctcagactctgctgcgagcgtggtccgaatgtcatgtgactgtgacccgatcctgcaatcggggcaca containing:
- the LOC142312246 gene encoding uncharacterized protein LOC142312246 isoform X1: MDMDKDKMVERILHLTLEILFRLTGEDYILVKTSSERCQDPMSEGWGRPLSPITGPPPHPPIHKDINDHKILELTYKMIELLTGEVPIRCEDVTVYFSMEEWEYLEGHKDLYKDVMMEVPQTLTSPVLSSGKTTPERCPRHLLPHNCKQEEPSAPQDYQGEDLPHINTTETYVRGNERCKKEIPTDNRPADDGTRKSEGQGTSSIYKSEELDITQDTTEVNAITPDIPSSLHSKDLSSDPMKQVLSTESLQTTKKIKSQKMGIKIQNALKAKEPFSHSEYGNHFPHKISLGKRKKIHTEEKRFSCSKCGNFFNTKSNLVRHERIHTDEKPYSCSECGKCFRDKGHLATHHRTHTGEKPYLCSECGKCFQQKLLLVFHHRTHTGEKPYSCSECGKYFHQKRHLALHHRTHTGEKPFSCSECGKYFNNKSHLVLHQRTHTGEKPYSCSECGKYFKQKSLLVFHHRTHTGEKPYSCSECGKYFHQKRHLARHHITHTGVKPFSCSECGKYYTQKSHLVRHQRTHTGEKPYSCSECGKYFNDKSNLISHQRIHTVEKPFSCSDCGKCFKRKCELLMHHNSHTREKPFSCSECEKCFGYKSTLVKHQRSHTVEKSLS
- the LOC142312246 gene encoding uncharacterized protein LOC142312246 isoform X2 codes for the protein MDMDKDKMVERILHLTLEILFRLTGEDYILVKTSSERCQDPMSEGWGRPLSPITGPPPHPPIHKDINDHKILELTYKMIELLTGEVPIRCEDVTVYFSMEEWEYLEGHKDLYKDVMMEVPQTLTSPVLSSGKTTPERCPRHLLPHNCKQEEPSAPQDYQGEDLPHINTTETYVRGNERCKKEIPTDNRPDDGTRKSEGQGTSSIYKSEELDITQDTTEVNAITPDIPSSLHSKDLSSDPMKQVLSTESLQTTKKIKSQKMGIKIQNALKAKEPFSHSEYGNHFPHKISLGKRKKIHTEEKRFSCSKCGNFFNTKSNLVRHERIHTDEKPYSCSECGKCFRDKGHLATHHRTHTGEKPYLCSECGKCFQQKLLLVFHHRTHTGEKPYSCSECGKYFHQKRHLALHHRTHTGEKPFSCSECGKYFNNKSHLVLHQRTHTGEKPYSCSECGKYFKQKSLLVFHHRTHTGEKPYSCSECGKYFHQKRHLARHHITHTGVKPFSCSECGKYYTQKSHLVRHQRTHTGEKPYSCSECGKYFNDKSNLISHQRIHTVEKPFSCSDCGKCFKRKCELLMHHNSHTREKPFSCSECEKCFGYKSTLVKHQRSHTVEKSLS